The Nicotiana tomentosiformis chromosome 9, ASM39032v3, whole genome shotgun sequence genome contains the following window.
TCGTATTCAAATGCCACTTACAAACAGCAATTTTTTTTTATGGGTttataaacaacaacaacaacaacaaatctagTGTAATTCTATAAGTAGGGTTTAGGAAGGATAATGTATATGTAAATATTATCCCTACCTTATAAAAGTAAAGAGATTGTCTCTGATAGACTTTTATGAATTTATACGAATCTATATTTATTATCATTATTTTAGTCCCTCGCAACGTTTTCTTTTTTCAATTTACTTCGATTTTGATAAATTCTTGTTTACGTGATAGTTGATAACCTGTAAATGTTGATGAGTTGAAAGAAAGGTTACCCGGAGTCACATCAGCACTCAGTTGAACCGATATTTTCCATACATAGTATACTACTCTatctatttcaatttatgtgatccTATTTGATATTTAATACAtcataaaaaattaatttaattttaaactagtcattttatccttaatgagattATTTATATCCAAACAAATATTTGTAATTTCTTTTGGACCATAAATTTCAAAAGTGTTTCTTAACTTTATGCACAGTCAAAACAACTTAACATAAATTGGGTTCAAttgcaggggcggagctagagtgCCGCCAGCCAGTTCGGCCAAACTCAGTAGCTTTGGTTCGAAttatgtatttgtcttaaaagatttattgaatatgtataaattattaatttagaactcattAACTTAAAACGATTAGAATCTCGAACCAATAAACTTGAAATCCTGGCATTTTAAAGGTCAGAATTCATTAGGTTCAAATTGTGAATTTGCCTTTGGTCATAGCAGATGTCTATTCTCGGTTGGTTGATTCTTGATTGTCATTTTGATACTTGATTGCTGTTTTCTTTCTCCTTGTACTCACAGAATCATGGCTTAGAATCAGAAAGAAAGAGAACATGGAAACAATCCTAAAATTATGCTTCTTTCTCCTCTTACCCAAAATAATTAGTTGTACATAAATTATGTattaattatacacatattaaatatatgtatattatacaatTCGCTGACTACTTTTAATTTAAGCGGTTGAACAGACGACTATTTAGAATAATTCTGCTAATTAGTTAGGAACCTCAATGAAGACCTTTGATCCTTTTTACTTCTCCTCAGGGTGAAGTACATAAATAGCCTTCAAAGTGAATGTTCTTGAATTTTCATCCTCAAATTTAACAAATGTTGCCCTTTGCGTGCCCCCATAGAtaatatttttaacttttaacctTAAAGTTTTGCCCCTGAAAAGAATAGGAGTAAAAAGTTAAGGACCACCCCAAAAaggattacaacaacaacaacaacaacccagtaaaatcccactaatggggtttggggagggtagtgtatgcacagaccttacccctaccccgaaggagtagagaggctgtttccgaaagaccctcggctcaaaaaaaataaaaagacaaaatgacaaaatgacaaaaagaaaacaatattagtatcacaacaacaatcataggataaataggaacaccatgaaatccagaagaaaaatgcaaagcaaagggagacaatattagtaaatattagtatcaccacaacaatcataagaaaaataggaacaccgtgaaatctagaagaaagatgcaaagcaaaagcgatagctagtaaataggacatgcactgaaaagcgaaatagtaagccacaacattgccaatagctatcttagacaaaaaccctacatggctagtcccacaatggtacgaagtaaggcatgactcaactacctcctaacctacaaccctaatactcgacctccacatcttcctatcaagtgtcatgtccttggaaatctggagcctcgccatatcctgtttgatcacctctccccaatattttTTATGTCGCCCTCTACCTACCCCAAAAAGGattatatttttgtaattttttggtGATTTCACTGGCCCAATACTTGCAATTTCAGATGGCCCAACATCTTTCTCGAGCCCAACTTCATTTTCTATCATAACACAAACAAACTCGTATACCTTGTCACTAAAAGAGTGGATATTGGGCCTTGCCAAAAGTGGCCTAATAATTGTGGATCGAAACTAAGTTTCACAGATAGTCATTCTCAAGATATTAGTTAGATATTAGCCATTACTTATTTtatcctgaaattttaaactaaaatttTTAACTTCAGAACATTTTTAtcctaaaaaattaaattaaaaaactaaaatttaagacACACTTtgactaattcctaaataataATCATCTATAGTAACTATCTGATCATTTCTATAGATAATAATAGAAGACTTTGGTTTGTGACAAGAGCGCATCACGTTGAATTAAGAGAAAACTACGCCGTATAATCATTCCCAAAAATAATAGTCAAtaaaatattcatatatatatttaactagcAGGAGTAATTATTTCGACCGGCCAAACGCGAAAATTGCCCTTAAAGTAATCCACAAAGTCGAATTATGCGATGAACAAACTTacaaaaaccttatttttaccTCGAGatcttccaaatatttttaaaaaaaaattgcttggccattaaataacaaaaacaaaagaaGCTTCTTATTCCAAAATACATAGCAAAAGAACATTACATTACTAGTCTACTACTAATTGATATATTAGTAGTAGCTGGAAAGCAACTGAAGCTCAAGTTAGCTTTCAAAACCTAATTACACATAACTAGTTAGTACTTAATTAATACTTATAATACTCAGCAGTAAACATAAGACTGAAATTCACTATTCCATATTCCTGTGGCGAAACAACTCTTCCCACAAAGAAAGGAAAGGAAACCACAGGAAAATACGCTATTTACATATAACTTCTCATTACTTCTCACTGATGCTTGGATCTGGTCTCCCCACTGTAAAGCCTGcaaattaaaattaaattaaatcacaCTTCAGCCAAATTACTCATATCTATTATGATCACAacgctagaaatcatgtttaaaaTTATAAATCTTTACATAAGAGCCTCTTCTGTTCCGACATTTTCTAATAAAGGATTTTCAGTCGAACATCTCTATAATAGCCTTGTCTGTTCCGATATTTTTTTATTACAGTGAAGTGTTGTTACGTAGAACAATATTATAACATTATATGAAAATTAGTGCGGACGAAAACTTGACAGTTATAGAGAAGTGACCGTAGTAGCATTACtgtaaaaggaaaaagaaatatcttttttttttgaattttttctaTTTGTATATGGGGTCGGGGAGAAAATACCAGCGAGAATTGAATCTACACTTACTGTACCAGAGACTCCTATCAATATCACTAGACTATGAATCTGAGTGATAATAATATCTTTTTATGATTGAATTATGTACGTCGAGATTATTAAACAATTTTACGCTAACaatataattaaaattattttgacATATTATACTCTATTTTTCTAATTATCTATCAGACTTACCAGTCATAAACAGTGGGAGAATTGGGGTGAGAGGGCTTGTCAAACATTTCAGCACCAATTCTCTTGGTAGCAATATTGCTTCCAGGGTGGAATACACTCCTCCACACATTCTCTTTCTTCGTCGCCGCTGTTGGCGACGGAGTAGTCGGTGTCACCGGAGTTCCCGGCGTCGCGGGACTCCCCGGCATCGACAGTGATCTTTGGTAGTACTTGCTTGATCTTTCTCCTCCTTCCCCACCTAAAACCATTAACCAAATAGAAATAACACCatataattaagaaaataaacaacTTAAGTATATGGTTTTTCCATGCAAACACATGTGCTTTGTCAATGGACATAATTAAAAAGATAAAAGTGCTTTCTCTAGCATGCTTAAACTTTTAATTAATAAGATGATCACACTTCCACATGGTATCATATCATAACAAATAAAAGTTTTGAAATCGGATCTCAATATCATCCACTAGCAAAACGAaaaaaatttcacatacttggCGCATGAAAATAGAATCAGATCTTC
Protein-coding sequences here:
- the LOC104094316 gene encoding dormancy-associated protein homolog 1-like isoform X2; this translates as MVLDGWDEVMAGPHPTTRTRSGLSINTGGEGGERSSKYYQRSLSMPGSPATPGTPVTPTTPSPTAATKKENVWRSVFHPGSNIATKRIGAEMFDKPSHPNSPTVYDWLYSGETRSKHQ
- the LOC104094316 gene encoding dormancy-associated protein 1-like isoform X1, encoding MVLIEKLWDDVMAGPQPDKGLGKLRKSITVQTTGGEGGERSSKYYQRSLSMPGSPATPGTPVTPTTPSPTAATKKENVWRSVFHPGSNIATKRIGAEMFDKPSHPNSPTVYDWLYSGETRSKHQ